The Geoglobus acetivorans genome window below encodes:
- a CDS encoding PRC-barrel domain-containing protein translates to MVFAREMLNKVVLLSDGTVVGVVHTLTFDFKTGSLVNVVVRPKNEVEGLKKEDGYYIIPFESVRSVSDYVVVDRKRV, encoded by the coding sequence ATGGTTTTTGCAAGAGAAATGCTCAACAAGGTGGTTTTGCTGAGCGATGGGACCGTTGTTGGTGTCGTGCACACTCTAACCTTTGACTTCAAAACAGGGAGTCTCGTCAATGTTGTGGTGAGGCCTAAAAATGAGGTCGAAGGATTGAAAAAGGAAGATGGTTACTACATCATTCCGTTTGAAAGTGTTAGATCTGTAAGCGATTATGTGGTAGTGGACAGGAAGAGAGTTTGA
- a CDS encoding DUF1614 domain-containing protein, translated as MREYLFPPLILPLFIVIILLPFFAILFAFGATSALSIVLGMSVNEAMIIFTMIVIGSLINIPVYEKAGRIVERRFSFFGLIYSVRRREKIVVAVNVGGCLIPSFISLKLLSEVDLSAFLLAFFITSAVTYMAAKPVPGVGITVPMLIPPLTSALASYLSVLLFSLPLMDVPRLAFASGVLGSLFGADVFHLKDLEKIGSGVVSIGGAGTFDGIFLTGLFSVLFAVWLM; from the coding sequence ATGAGGGAGTATCTCTTTCCACCCCTGATTTTACCACTATTTATTGTAATTATCCTGCTGCCATTTTTTGCAATCCTCTTTGCCTTCGGTGCAACCTCAGCACTTTCAATAGTTCTCGGAATGTCTGTTAATGAGGCAATGATAATATTTACCATGATCGTGATTGGGTCCCTCATAAATATCCCTGTGTATGAAAAGGCGGGCAGGATCGTTGAAAGGAGGTTCAGCTTTTTCGGGCTTATTTACTCTGTAAGGAGAAGAGAAAAAATAGTCGTGGCGGTAAATGTAGGCGGATGTCTCATTCCCTCGTTCATATCTCTTAAACTCCTCTCGGAGGTTGACCTCTCCGCATTCCTTCTGGCGTTTTTCATAACTTCTGCCGTGACTTATATGGCTGCAAAACCTGTTCCCGGCGTGGGGATAACAGTTCCAATGCTCATACCTCCACTAACTTCGGCTCTGGCGTCATATCTTTCGGTCCTCCTCTTTTCTCTTCCTCTGATGGATGTTCCAAGGCTGGCCTTTGCAAGTGGAGTTCTTGGCTCACTTTTCGGAGCGGACGTGTTCCATTTGAAAGATCTTGAGAAAATAGGTTCCGGAGTTGTGAGTATAGGCGGAGCCGGTACATTCGATGGAATTTTTCTGACGGGCCTGTTCTCTGTTCTGTTTGCAGTTTGGCTCATGTGA
- a CDS encoding class I SAM-dependent methyltransferase family protein gives MERMTLKDYLKGKARDSDIALLRRGFEIIGDVMIIDLPEQLMYLKDDIVEWVRLKHKHVRTILRKTGEVSGEFRVARYEIIYGGETETVAKEHGCRFRVDPTKAYYTVKLSGERERVARLVKDGERVLVMFAGVGPYAIVIAKLAHPSEVIGVELNPEAARYFRENVKTNKVENVVKVVEGDVREVVPELDGTFDRILMPAPYNAGDFLDIALKKIRSGGTLHFYTFSGEEEIDNKKEEIVRKIEYMGYNARILFWRECGNFAPRVNRYVLDIEILKP, from the coding sequence ATGGAGAGAATGACACTGAAGGACTATCTGAAGGGCAAAGCAAGAGATTCAGACATAGCTCTGCTGAGACGGGGCTTTGAAATTATCGGAGATGTGATGATAATCGATCTGCCGGAACAGCTGATGTATCTGAAAGACGATATCGTGGAGTGGGTCAGATTGAAGCACAAGCACGTCAGAACCATCCTCCGAAAGACCGGAGAGGTCAGTGGCGAATTCAGGGTTGCGAGATACGAGATCATTTACGGCGGAGAGACCGAAACGGTGGCAAAAGAGCACGGTTGCAGATTCAGAGTTGACCCGACAAAAGCATACTATACAGTAAAGCTTTCCGGAGAGAGGGAGAGGGTCGCAAGACTTGTGAAAGACGGAGAGCGTGTTCTCGTGATGTTTGCAGGTGTCGGGCCATACGCAATAGTCATCGCAAAACTCGCACACCCTTCAGAGGTTATCGGCGTTGAGCTTAATCCAGAAGCAGCCAGGTATTTCAGAGAGAATGTGAAAACCAATAAAGTCGAAAATGTCGTAAAGGTCGTAGAAGGAGACGTGAGAGAAGTTGTACCGGAGCTTGACGGTACATTCGACAGAATTCTAATGCCTGCCCCGTACAATGCCGGAGATTTTCTCGACATCGCACTCAAAAAAATCAGAAGTGGTGGCACACTCCACTTTTACACGTTCAGCGGGGAAGAAGAAATTGATAACAAGAAGGAAGAGATTGTCAGAAAAATTGAGTACATGGGATACAACGCCCGGATTTTGTTCTGGAGAGAGTGCGGAAACTTTGCTCCTCGAGTCAACAGATACGTTTTGGATATAGAAATTCTGAAACCATAA
- a CDS encoding P-loop NTPase, translated as MVKLAVSGKGGVGKTTLTAVLAHLFARDGYNVIAIDADSDMNLPSALGVKDVKPLSGLKDVIEQRVKGPLGTYKVNPKVDDVFEAYSVRNEDGVRVAVLGTIEKGGDGCFCPENAFLRAILRHAIFRENDVLLIDMEAGIEHLGRGTAKGVDLLIAVVEPGVRSFETLSRIEKLAEDIGIDRVGVVVNKYIETERSRELVENLDKPLLGVIPYSQAFIEADLENLPPYRVVDLEPFIEIKNNILRMVDR; from the coding sequence ATGGTCAAGCTTGCCGTGTCTGGAAAAGGCGGTGTTGGAAAAACCACTCTCACAGCTGTTCTGGCCCATCTCTTTGCGAGAGACGGCTACAATGTTATCGCGATTGATGCTGATTCTGATATGAATCTGCCATCTGCTCTCGGCGTGAAGGATGTGAAACCTCTCTCCGGGCTTAAGGATGTCATTGAACAGCGGGTTAAAGGTCCTCTCGGAACTTACAAGGTAAACCCCAAGGTTGATGACGTTTTTGAGGCATATTCTGTGAGAAATGAGGATGGTGTAAGGGTTGCAGTTCTTGGAACGATTGAGAAGGGCGGTGATGGATGTTTCTGCCCGGAAAACGCTTTTTTGAGGGCAATACTGAGGCATGCGATCTTCAGGGAGAATGATGTTCTGCTCATCGACATGGAGGCTGGAATAGAGCATCTGGGGAGGGGAACGGCTAAGGGGGTTGATCTGCTAATTGCAGTTGTTGAGCCCGGGGTTAGGAGCTTTGAGACTCTTTCAAGAATAGAAAAGCTCGCCGAGGATATAGGGATAGACAGAGTCGGAGTGGTGGTGAACAAGTATATTGAGACTGAAAGGTCAAGGGAGCTTGTTGAAAATCTGGACAAGCCATTGCTAGGAGTAATCCCGTACAGCCAGGCATTTATAGAGGCAGATCTTGAAAATCTGCCCCCATACCGGGTTGTTGATCTTGAACCGTTCATTGAGATAAAGAACAACATACTGCGGATGGTGGACAGATGA
- a CDS encoding DUF166 family protein: MRVAILLRKKYGKRAVEQISKKFDVVTFRLPDELPELIDEPEEIELPDEIFESDIILSYALHPDVSYELIRRAEGKNVKAVILPGGPKSGSRTQLKELGEKHGVKVIWEDVCCAAPFIDEEGIAEFFAEFGLPEFEVDVEDGKVKDVRVKRSAICGSSYFVAEKIRGLDIEEAPAKAGYFTQIYPCFASRGIDGKIHRAAHIHKRQVERAIERAKEKCQE; this comes from the coding sequence ATGAGGGTAGCAATCCTTCTCAGGAAGAAATATGGAAAAAGAGCGGTGGAGCAAATCTCGAAGAAATTTGACGTGGTAACCTTCAGGCTTCCCGACGAACTGCCGGAGCTGATTGATGAGCCTGAGGAGATAGAGCTGCCGGACGAGATTTTTGAGAGCGACATCATTCTGAGCTATGCCCTTCATCCTGATGTAAGCTACGAGCTGATAAGGAGGGCGGAGGGAAAAAACGTGAAGGCAGTAATTCTGCCCGGTGGTCCAAAAAGCGGTTCAAGAACTCAGCTTAAGGAACTCGGAGAAAAACACGGTGTGAAGGTGATATGGGAGGATGTGTGTTGTGCAGCACCTTTCATTGATGAAGAGGGCATCGCAGAATTTTTTGCAGAATTCGGCCTTCCAGAATTTGAAGTTGACGTCGAGGATGGAAAGGTCAAAGACGTCAGGGTAAAGAGATCTGCAATCTGTGGTTCAAGCTATTTTGTAGCCGAGAAAATCAGAGGGCTGGACATTGAGGAAGCTCCGGCAAAGGCTGGTTACTTTACTCAGATCTATCCGTGCTTCGCTTCAAGGGGTATTGATGGAAAAATTCACCGCGCTGCACACATCCACAAGAGACAGGTGGAAAGGGCAATTGAAAGGGCTAAAGAAAAATGTCAAGAATAA
- a CDS encoding UbiA-like polyprenyltransferase — protein sequence MVKKLRLIMDFIKIEHTLFALPFAYLGAFLAEGGMIGLRTFALIATAFTSMRTAAMTLNRIIDREIDALNPRTASRHLPAGLMSLREAYTITLVSLIVYFLSAYMINELTFLLSPIPVFTAYLYPYLKRYSAISHYILGLNLAYAPMGGWIAVTNSFDFLGKDFLPFLIGMAVIFWVAGFDIIYALQDYDFDLKHGLHSIPAKFGIRAGKIVSALNHVIFFTLLSYAVIEIYTPGSFAKAGLIAIAALLIIEHGIVWLWKDEKAIQISFFYLNALLSSVLLISIILDIFL from the coding sequence ATGGTTAAAAAACTTAGGCTCATCATGGATTTCATCAAAATAGAGCACACTCTATTTGCCTTACCGTTTGCGTATCTTGGAGCGTTTCTGGCAGAGGGTGGAATGATTGGCCTCCGAACATTCGCATTAATAGCCACAGCATTCACCAGCATGAGAACTGCTGCCATGACCCTGAACAGGATAATAGACCGGGAAATCGATGCACTTAACCCGAGAACCGCCAGCAGGCATCTGCCCGCAGGTCTGATGAGCTTGAGGGAAGCATACACAATAACTCTCGTGAGTCTGATCGTTTACTTCCTTTCAGCTTACATGATCAACGAGCTTACCTTCCTTCTGTCTCCCATTCCCGTCTTCACAGCCTATCTTTACCCATATCTAAAAAGATACTCGGCTATCTCGCATTACATCCTGGGATTGAACCTTGCCTACGCCCCCATGGGTGGCTGGATCGCCGTAACCAATTCTTTCGATTTTCTCGGGAAGGATTTTCTGCCCTTTTTAATCGGTATGGCTGTGATTTTCTGGGTTGCAGGCTTCGATATCATATACGCCCTTCAGGATTATGACTTTGACCTAAAGCATGGTCTGCACAGCATTCCGGCCAAGTTTGGCATAAGGGCTGGGAAAATTGTTTCCGCCCTGAACCACGTCATATTTTTTACACTTTTAAGCTATGCAGTCATCGAAATCTATACCCCCGGGAGTTTTGCAAAAGCCGGTTTGATCGCCATTGCAGCACTGCTTATAATTGAACACGGCATAGTCTGGCTCTGGAAGGATGAAAAAGCAATTCAGATTTCGTTTTTCTATCTGAACGCCCTTTTAAGCTCAGTCCTGCTGATTTCAATTATTCTTGACATTTTTCTTTAG
- a CDS encoding triphosphoribosyl-dephospho-CoA synthase, with the protein MDEESISSKAVLSMLLEVSANPKPGNVDRLHNFDDLRYEHFLVSAASAFPVFLRIAKNIVSIGRGVYDLVATTREGHEAGNVHFGAFLLLTPLVYSEGDVDKAFRAVKASTYEDSLWVKKAFDMSEARVMNAEKLDLMDDVEVEIVRKRLNLYDWMKLAPEENFIAKEYVSGFELCNSGKEMLFSYYSETGDVNRAIVLTYMSFLAELPDPLIVAKKGMDVACRVKALAEDALNVYKETENFAVFDELDGLLISEGINPGSVADLTIASIFLALVEGWRF; encoded by the coding sequence ATGGATGAGGAAAGCATCTCATCAAAGGCAGTGCTTTCGATGCTGCTTGAGGTGTCTGCCAATCCCAAGCCAGGGAATGTGGACAGACTTCACAACTTCGACGATCTGAGATACGAACATTTCCTTGTTTCAGCAGCCTCGGCTTTCCCTGTTTTTCTCAGAATTGCTAAAAACATAGTTTCAATTGGTAGAGGTGTTTACGATCTTGTTGCTACGACGAGAGAGGGGCATGAGGCCGGAAACGTCCACTTCGGAGCTTTCCTTCTTTTAACACCGCTTGTTTATTCGGAAGGAGATGTGGACAAGGCTTTCAGGGCTGTTAAAGCCTCCACATACGAGGACTCTTTATGGGTGAAAAAAGCGTTTGACATGTCCGAGGCAAGGGTTATGAATGCCGAAAAACTCGATCTGATGGACGATGTTGAGGTAGAAATTGTTCGGAAAAGGCTGAATCTTTACGACTGGATGAAACTTGCCCCTGAGGAGAATTTCATTGCTAAGGAATACGTGTCAGGGTTTGAGCTCTGCAACAGTGGAAAAGAAATGCTGTTTTCATACTATTCGGAAACAGGCGATGTGAACCGGGCGATAGTTCTTACCTACATGTCTTTCCTGGCAGAGTTACCCGACCCTCTGATTGTTGCCAAAAAAGGGATGGATGTGGCATGCAGAGTTAAAGCTCTTGCTGAGGATGCATTGAATGTTTACAAAGAGACGGAAAACTTTGCAGTGTTTGACGAACTTGATGGGCTTCTAATCTCGGAAGGGATTAATCCGGGAAGTGTGGCTGATCTGACAATAGCATCCATTTTTCTCGCTCTTGTGGAGGGGTGGAGATTTTGA
- a CDS encoding DUF447 domain-containing protein produces MEILIEKFGLYEGINEVIGITFGGWINTAPIGLIVGDDIRVRLYSNHTRELLEKSGMLYVNVVHDPIVFVISAFEDLGEEWFESLEPPVIKGSLSWMKFRARLDGNFAVLDLLEGDVLRKEVRAVNRGFNALIEATVHATRYILSGSETLADKIRYYGRVVERCGSRREKEAYNLLVKYAGLD; encoded by the coding sequence GTGGAGATTTTGATCGAGAAGTTTGGGCTGTATGAGGGGATAAATGAGGTCATAGGAATCACTTTTGGCGGATGGATAAATACTGCACCTATAGGACTAATCGTTGGGGATGATATCCGGGTGAGGCTGTACAGCAATCATACGAGGGAGCTTCTCGAGAAAAGTGGGATGCTGTACGTAAACGTCGTTCATGACCCTATTGTTTTTGTCATCTCTGCTTTTGAAGATCTCGGGGAGGAGTGGTTTGAGAGTCTCGAACCTCCGGTTATAAAAGGCAGCCTGAGCTGGATGAAGTTTAGAGCAAGGCTTGACGGGAATTTCGCCGTTCTTGACCTTCTGGAAGGCGATGTGCTGAGAAAAGAGGTTAGGGCCGTTAACAGAGGATTCAACGCCCTTATTGAGGCTACAGTCCATGCAACAAGGTATATTCTGTCGGGAAGTGAAACTCTGGCTGATAAAATCAGGTATTATGGCAGGGTGGTGGAAAGATGCGGGAGCAGAAGGGAAAAGGAGGCATATAACCTGCTTGTAAAATATGCTGGACTTGACTAA
- a CDS encoding C-GCAxxG-C-C family protein encodes MYRRSFLGMMGAAFATALMGCAQEEEKLATTPQPAGTPTPEVAEKEAPSLPEPPWEYKKLDLDKVADLGYQGYCGKTFDGEELPGAHCCFGSFYAIVKALADEVGSPYEEFLPVASISTVGKGGVVGWGTLCGTLNGAAWAAYLCLPEEEADKVVNELYAWYQVEELPKYKPPKAMKAELDPMPSSVANSPLCHASVTNWCEVSGYKAFSPERSERCARLTADVARKAVELINAMHDGTFAYVYYEMDDDLNTCGSCHSNKGGLIENTRGKMHCSSCHTESGAKNIEDVSGHPKV; translated from the coding sequence ATGTACAGGCGAAGTTTCCTCGGAATGATGGGGGCTGCTTTTGCGACTGCTCTGATGGGGTGCGCACAGGAGGAGGAAAAATTAGCCACAACACCACAGCCAGCAGGCACACCAACCCCAGAAGTTGCAGAAAAAGAAGCCCCATCACTGCCAGAGCCACCATGGGAGTACAAGAAACTCGACCTGGACAAGGTTGCAGACCTCGGATACCAGGGTTACTGCGGAAAGACCTTCGACGGGGAAGAACTCCCCGGAGCGCACTGCTGTTTCGGTTCATTCTATGCAATAGTAAAGGCCCTTGCAGACGAGGTCGGTTCACCCTATGAAGAATTCCTGCCAGTTGCAAGCATATCCACCGTCGGAAAGGGCGGAGTCGTTGGATGGGGCACACTCTGTGGAACCCTGAACGGTGCCGCATGGGCCGCATATCTGTGCCTGCCCGAAGAGGAGGCAGATAAGGTCGTGAACGAGCTTTACGCATGGTATCAGGTCGAAGAGCTACCCAAATACAAGCCACCGAAGGCCATGAAGGCTGAGCTTGACCCAATGCCAAGTTCTGTGGCAAACTCACCGCTGTGCCACGCTTCAGTCACAAACTGGTGCGAAGTTTCTGGATACAAAGCATTCTCACCAGAAAGAAGCGAGAGGTGTGCTAGACTCACCGCAGACGTTGCAAGGAAGGCTGTTGAGCTTATCAATGCCATGCACGATGGAACCTTCGCCTATGTGTACTACGAAATGGACGATGACCTGAACACGTGCGGATCATGCCACTCCAACAAGGGTGGCCTGATTGAGAACACAAGAGGAAAGATGCACTGTTCGAGCTGCCACACAGAAAGCGGTGCAAAGAACATCGAAGACGTTTCAGGACATCCGAAGGTTTGA